One stretch of Euphorbia lathyris chromosome 7, ddEupLath1.1, whole genome shotgun sequence DNA includes these proteins:
- the LOC136201465 gene encoding uncharacterized protein isoform X1: MAKQLTRHFLSLPLFTKVLLPPPTRLTIRAERSLATSADNAISNDNDYMKKRKKKEKKKQESVEKKKAELLAAKKEKEKRRTRSEREFGGSSCYEFSDNENHIPVMLGEVVDVFSSLNLRSFVDCTLGAAGHSSMIIKAHPELENYVGLDVDPVAHGKARAQIDSLLLSHSQLKAHTAVRNFKYIKSVLTEVDSSLLHSGVNAILMDLGMSSMQVNNPERGFSVLANGPLDMRMDPQATLKAKDILNSWPDAELGRVLRDYGEESNWHFLQKKIVQARLGGGLHLTGDLVNLIRNTTRGTRESCSVKAINLWKMEIDACYTCWMNKILSKTAAGGRQGWIKTATRVFQALRIAVNDELGTLEKSLHTCFDCLAPGGRLAVISFHSLEDRIVKQTFLNIIETNEGNEVVKGGRDSRKDEEEDENESEKKEIWIRSIVDGQNGRILTKRPITPSEEEERLNRRSRSAKLRVIEKASQ, from the exons ATGGCGAAGCAATTGACGCGCCATTTCTTATCACTCCCACTCTTCACCAAagtccttcttcctcctcctactCGCCTTACAATCAGAGCTGAAAGAAGCTTGGCCACTTCTGCCGATAATGCTATCAGCAATGACAATGATTatatgaagaagaggaagaagaaggaaaagaagaagcaGGAGAGTGTGGAGAAGAAGAAAGCAGAGTTACTAGCTGCGAAGAAGGAAAAGGAGAAGCGGAGGACTCGTTCGGAGAGAGAATTTGGGGGTTCTTCTTGCTATGAGTTTAGTGATAACGAAAATCATATCCCGGTTATGCTTGGTGAAGTTGTTGATGTTTTCTCTTCGCTTAATCTCCGCTCTTTCGTCGATTGCACCCTTGGCGCCGCCGGGCACTCCTCTATG ATAATCAAAGCTCATCCTGAATTGGAAAATTATGTTGGtctggatgttgatccagttgCACATGGAAAGGCTCGAGCTCAGATTGATTCGTTATTGCTTTCTCATTCTCAATTGAAAGCACACACGGCTGTGCGGAATTTTAAATATATCAAATCAGTACTTACTGAGGTTGATTCAAGTCTTTTGCATTCTGGAGTTAATGCCATCTTAATGGACCTTGGAATGTCTTCCATGCag GTGAACAATCCTGAAAGAGGATTCAGTGTTCTTGCTAATGGACCTCTTGATATGAGAATGGATCCTCAG GCAACTCTAAAAGCTAAGGACATATTAAATTCTTGGCCTGATGCTGAACTAGGCCGAGTTCTACGGGATTATGGGGAAGAAAGCAACTGGCATTTTCTCCAGAAGAAAATTGTTCAGGCTCGTCTAGGAGGCGGGTTGCATTTGACCGGTGATCTGGTAAACCTTATTCGCAATACGACTCGTGGGACAAGAG AATCTTGCAGTGTTAAGGCAATAAATCTGTGGAAAATGGAAATTGATGCGTGTTATACTTGCTGGATGAATAAAATTTTGTCGAAAACTGCTGCAGGAGGGAGGCAGGGTTGGATAAAGACAGCCACACGGGTGTTTCAAGCTTTGAGAATAGCTGTTAATGATGAACTTGGCACATTGGAGAAGTCCCTTCATACATGTTTTGACTGTCTTGCTCCCGGGGGAAGGCTTGCTGTCATTTCTTTCCACAGTTTGGAAGATAGAATAGTGAAACAAACTTTTCTGAACATCATTGAAACTAATGAAGGAAACGAAGTAGTAAAAGGCGGAAGAGACTCAagaaaagatgaagaagaagatgaaaatgaaaGCGAGAAGAAAGAAATATGGATTAGATCCATTGTAGATGGGCAAAATGGAAGAATCCTGACAAAGAGACCCATAACACCATCAGAAGAGGAAGAAAGATTGAATCGTCGGAGTAGGAGTGCCAAACTCAGAGTTATTGAAAAAGCTTCTCAGTAG
- the LOC136201465 gene encoding uncharacterized protein isoform X2, whose amino-acid sequence MAKQLTRHFLSLPLFTKVLLPPPTRLTIRAERSLATSADNAISNDNDYMKKRKKKEKKKQESVEKKKAELLAAKKEKEKRRTRSEREFGGSSCYEFSDNENHIPVMLGEVVDVFSSLNLRSFVDCTLGAAGHSSMIIKAHPELENYVGLDVDPVAHGKARAQIDSLLLSHSQLKAHTAVRNFKYIKSVLTEVDSSLLHSGVNAILMDLGMSSMQVNNPERGFSVLANGPLDMRMDPQATLKAKDILNSWPDAELGRVLRDYGEESNWHFLQKKIVQARLGGGLHLTGDLVNLIRNTTRGTRGGRQGWIKTATRVFQALRIAVNDELGTLEKSLHTCFDCLAPGGRLAVISFHSLEDRIVKQTFLNIIETNEGNEVVKGGRDSRKDEEEDENESEKKEIWIRSIVDGQNGRILTKRPITPSEEEERLNRRSRSAKLRVIEKASQ is encoded by the exons ATGGCGAAGCAATTGACGCGCCATTTCTTATCACTCCCACTCTTCACCAAagtccttcttcctcctcctactCGCCTTACAATCAGAGCTGAAAGAAGCTTGGCCACTTCTGCCGATAATGCTATCAGCAATGACAATGATTatatgaagaagaggaagaagaaggaaaagaagaagcaGGAGAGTGTGGAGAAGAAGAAAGCAGAGTTACTAGCTGCGAAGAAGGAAAAGGAGAAGCGGAGGACTCGTTCGGAGAGAGAATTTGGGGGTTCTTCTTGCTATGAGTTTAGTGATAACGAAAATCATATCCCGGTTATGCTTGGTGAAGTTGTTGATGTTTTCTCTTCGCTTAATCTCCGCTCTTTCGTCGATTGCACCCTTGGCGCCGCCGGGCACTCCTCTATG ATAATCAAAGCTCATCCTGAATTGGAAAATTATGTTGGtctggatgttgatccagttgCACATGGAAAGGCTCGAGCTCAGATTGATTCGTTATTGCTTTCTCATTCTCAATTGAAAGCACACACGGCTGTGCGGAATTTTAAATATATCAAATCAGTACTTACTGAGGTTGATTCAAGTCTTTTGCATTCTGGAGTTAATGCCATCTTAATGGACCTTGGAATGTCTTCCATGCag GTGAACAATCCTGAAAGAGGATTCAGTGTTCTTGCTAATGGACCTCTTGATATGAGAATGGATCCTCAG GCAACTCTAAAAGCTAAGGACATATTAAATTCTTGGCCTGATGCTGAACTAGGCCGAGTTCTACGGGATTATGGGGAAGAAAGCAACTGGCATTTTCTCCAGAAGAAAATTGTTCAGGCTCGTCTAGGAGGCGGGTTGCATTTGACCGGTGATCTGGTAAACCTTATTCGCAATACGACTCGTGGGACAAGAG GAGGGAGGCAGGGTTGGATAAAGACAGCCACACGGGTGTTTCAAGCTTTGAGAATAGCTGTTAATGATGAACTTGGCACATTGGAGAAGTCCCTTCATACATGTTTTGACTGTCTTGCTCCCGGGGGAAGGCTTGCTGTCATTTCTTTCCACAGTTTGGAAGATAGAATAGTGAAACAAACTTTTCTGAACATCATTGAAACTAATGAAGGAAACGAAGTAGTAAAAGGCGGAAGAGACTCAagaaaagatgaagaagaagatgaaaatgaaaGCGAGAAGAAAGAAATATGGATTAGATCCATTGTAGATGGGCAAAATGGAAGAATCCTGACAAAGAGACCCATAACACCATCAGAAGAGGAAGAAAGATTGAATCGTCGGAGTAGGAGTGCCAAACTCAGAGTTATTGAAAAAGCTTCTCAGTAG